The following proteins are co-located in the Pseudomonas sp. DY-1 genome:
- a CDS encoding iron-containing alcohol dehydrogenase codes for MDPSHFRMNWNYPTSVRVGVGRIKELSAACRELGMQAPLLVTDPGLAALPMIDSALRQCRDAGLTAGLFHQIKGNPTGPNVMDGVAAFKAGRHDGVIAFGGGSALDAGKAIALMVGQDRPLWDYEDIGDNASRVNVAGMAPVVAVPTTAGTGSEVGRAAVITDDQAHIKRIIFHARMLPAIVILDPELTVGLPPHITAATGMDALSHSLEAYCSPLYHPMAAGIALEGMRLVKDYLPRATSRGSDVEARLQMLVASSMGATAFQRGLGAMHALAHPLGALYDAHHGLLNAVLMPYVLQANRTHIEGAMARLARYLGLPKAGFAGVLDWVVDLRSELDIPHSLSEIGIDDKRVEQVGRMAEVDPSAGTNPVQYDAQAYSRIFEKALHGRL; via the coding sequence ATGGACCCGAGCCACTTCCGCATGAACTGGAACTACCCGACGTCGGTGCGAGTCGGTGTCGGTCGCATCAAGGAGTTGAGCGCCGCTTGCCGGGAGCTCGGTATGCAGGCGCCGCTGCTGGTCACCGACCCGGGGCTTGCAGCGCTGCCGATGATCGACTCGGCCTTGCGCCAATGTCGCGATGCGGGCCTCACGGCCGGGCTGTTCCATCAGATCAAGGGCAACCCTACCGGGCCGAACGTGATGGATGGCGTAGCTGCGTTCAAGGCTGGGCGCCATGACGGGGTGATCGCGTTCGGCGGTGGCTCGGCGCTGGATGCGGGCAAGGCCATTGCCCTGATGGTGGGGCAGGATCGCCCGCTCTGGGACTACGAGGACATCGGCGACAACGCCTCGCGCGTCAACGTGGCCGGCATGGCCCCGGTGGTTGCCGTGCCGACCACGGCCGGTACCGGCTCCGAAGTTGGCCGTGCGGCGGTCATCACCGACGACCAGGCGCATATCAAGCGGATCATCTTCCATGCCCGGATGCTGCCGGCCATCGTCATCCTCGACCCCGAACTCACCGTTGGACTGCCGCCTCATATCACTGCAGCGACTGGCATGGATGCCCTGTCCCACAGCCTGGAAGCCTACTGCTCACCGCTCTATCACCCAATGGCCGCCGGTATCGCCCTGGAAGGCATGCGCCTGGTCAAGGACTATCTGCCACGGGCGACCTCGCGGGGGAGCGATGTCGAGGCGCGGCTGCAGATGCTGGTGGCTTCAAGCATGGGCGCCACTGCATTCCAGCGCGGCCTTGGCGCCATGCATGCCCTGGCCCATCCCCTCGGCGCGCTGTACGACGCCCATCACGGCTTGCTCAATGCCGTACTGATGCCTTACGTGCTGCAGGCTAACCGAACCCACATCGAAGGGGCCATGGCAAGGCTTGCGCGTTACCTCGGCCTGCCCAAGGCAGGTTTTGCCGGTGTGCTCGACTGGGTGGTGGATCTGCGCAGCGAACTGGACATCCCCCATAGCCTGAGTGAAATCGGCATCGACGATAAGCGAGTGGAGCAGGTCGGGCGCATGGCCGAGGTCGATCCGTCCGCCGGAACCAATCCGGTCCAGTACGACGCCCAGGCGTACAGTCGGATCTTCGAGAAGGCGCTGCACGGTCGGCTCTGA
- a CDS encoding aldehyde dehydrogenase family protein — MSKMLQTRSPIDGSIYVERPWASSTEIAAALELAEFARDTWKGTPAAERVAITRRAIAAFAAREAQLAEELCWMMGRPIRYAPGEIRGFVERAAYMADIAEEALADIRLPDKPGFTRLIRREPLGLALVIAPWNYPYLTAVNAVVPALLAGNCVLLKHSAQTPLCAERMTEAFAEAGLPEGVLQYLHLTHSDTEQLIQAEPVRHVAFTGSVEGGAMVERAAAGRFISCGLELGGKDPAYVRADADLGHAVETAIDGAFFNSGQSCCGIERIYVHTDLYDAFVEQAVELVGQYRLGRSDDPETTLGPLVRSEAAEFVRAQIREAVGQGARAHLDPAAFALDQPGSAYLAPQVLTDVHHGMRVMNEESFGPVVGIQKVRDDDEALALMNDSPYGLTAAIFSKDEAAALELADRVEAGTVFLNRCDYLDPALAWTGVKQSGRGCTLSRVGYEHLTRPKSFHFKNSL; from the coding sequence ATGAGCAAGATGCTGCAGACCCGCTCACCCATTGATGGTTCGATCTACGTCGAGCGCCCCTGGGCCTCATCGACAGAGATCGCGGCGGCGCTGGAGCTGGCCGAGTTCGCGCGTGATACCTGGAAGGGCACGCCAGCGGCCGAACGGGTTGCGATCACTCGCCGTGCCATTGCTGCGTTCGCTGCCCGTGAGGCACAGCTGGCCGAAGAGCTTTGCTGGATGATGGGGCGGCCAATCCGCTACGCGCCGGGGGAAATCCGTGGCTTCGTTGAGCGCGCCGCCTACATGGCTGATATCGCAGAAGAGGCTTTGGCCGATATCCGCCTGCCGGACAAACCTGGCTTCACCCGGTTGATCCGCCGCGAGCCGCTGGGGCTGGCGCTGGTCATCGCGCCCTGGAATTACCCCTACCTGACGGCCGTGAACGCAGTGGTCCCGGCCTTGCTGGCGGGCAATTGCGTGCTGCTCAAGCACTCCGCGCAAACACCGCTCTGTGCCGAACGCATGACCGAGGCATTCGCCGAAGCTGGCCTGCCGGAGGGCGTGCTGCAATACCTTCACCTGACTCACAGTGACACGGAGCAACTGATCCAGGCCGAGCCGGTTCGCCACGTGGCCTTCACCGGCTCGGTGGAGGGCGGTGCCATGGTCGAACGGGCGGCGGCCGGGCGCTTCATCAGTTGCGGTCTGGAATTGGGTGGCAAGGACCCAGCCTACGTGCGCGCGGACGCAGATCTCGGCCACGCCGTGGAGACCGCCATCGACGGCGCTTTCTTCAATTCCGGGCAGTCTTGCTGTGGCATCGAGCGCATCTACGTGCATACCGATCTCTACGATGCCTTCGTCGAGCAGGCCGTTGAGCTGGTGGGGCAATATCGGCTGGGCCGCTCCGACGACCCGGAAACCACCCTGGGGCCGCTGGTGCGCAGCGAAGCGGCGGAGTTCGTCCGGGCCCAGATACGCGAGGCAGTGGGGCAGGGTGCGAGAGCCCATCTCGATCCGGCCGCGTTTGCCCTGGACCAGCCCGGCAGCGCCTACCTGGCACCGCAGGTGCTCACTGACGTCCACCATGGCATGCGGGTGATGAACGAGGAATCCTTCGGTCCGGTGGTGGGCATCCAGAAAGTGCGCGACGACGACGAGGCACTGGCGCTGATGAACGACAGCCCTTATGGCCTGACCGCCGCAATCTTCAGCAAGGATGAAGCCGCTGCCCTGGAACTGGCCGACCGGGTCGAGGCGGGGACTGTCTTCCTCAACCGCTGCGACTACCTGGACCCGGCCCTGGCCTGGACCGGCGTCAAGCAATCCGGGCGCGGCTGCACCCTGTCGCGGGTGGGCTACGAACACCTGACCCGGCCGAAGTCCTTCCATTTCAAGAACAGCCTGTGA
- a CDS encoding dienelactone hydrolase family protein has product MSRIALLFALLLGASLVQAEIKTSEIPYKGPDGTSLVGYYAYDDAVVGKRPGVIVVHEWWGLNDYAKRRARDLAALGYSALAIDMYGDGKNTEHPADAQAFMQAALASAPAAKARFLTGLDLLKAQPQTDPDKLAAIGYCFGGKVVLDMAREGVPLAAVVSFHGVLAATSAAKPGAVKAKVLVEHGENDTLVPMASVTTFKEEFDNAKADYRVVIQPKAKHSFTNPDADRLSHAGHGSEKGPDLGYNEVADENSWADMQALFKETLGQ; this is encoded by the coding sequence ATGTCCAGAATTGCGCTCCTGTTTGCGCTGCTCCTCGGCGCCAGCCTCGTCCAGGCCGAAATCAAAACCAGTGAAATTCCCTACAAGGGCCCGGATGGCACGTCCCTGGTTGGCTACTACGCCTATGACGATGCCGTCGTCGGTAAACGGCCCGGGGTGATCGTGGTCCACGAATGGTGGGGGCTGAACGACTATGCCAAGCGCCGCGCCCGTGATCTCGCTGCGCTCGGCTACAGCGCCCTGGCCATTGATATGTATGGCGATGGCAAGAACACAGAGCATCCGGCCGATGCCCAGGCCTTCATGCAGGCCGCCCTGGCCAGTGCGCCGGCGGCCAAGGCACGCTTCCTGACAGGCCTCGACCTGCTCAAGGCCCAGCCGCAGACCGATCCCGACAAGCTGGCCGCCATCGGCTACTGCTTTGGCGGCAAGGTGGTGCTGGATATGGCACGCGAAGGCGTGCCGCTGGCCGCTGTAGTCAGTTTTCACGGTGTACTGGCCGCCACGTCAGCCGCCAAACCGGGCGCGGTCAAGGCCAAGGTGCTGGTGGAGCATGGCGAGAATGACACCCTGGTGCCCATGGCCTCGGTCACGACGTTCAAGGAAGAGTTCGATAACGCCAAGGCGGACTACCGTGTGGTGATCCAGCCGAAGGCCAAGCACAGCTTCACCAATCCCGATGCCGACCGCCTGAGCCATGCCGGGCATGGCAGCGAGAAAGGTCCGGATCTCGGCTACAACGAGGTGGCTGACGAGAACTCCTGGGCCGACATGCAGGCGTTGTTCAAGGAAACCCTTGGCCAGTAG
- a CDS encoding trimeric intracellular cation channel family protein: protein MEQLFYLSDLFGVAVFAITGALMAGRKSMDLFGVLVIAIITALGGGTLRDVILGNHPVSWIRDDTYILVASLAALGTVIWVRLTQPINEAGLLIADAFGLAVFTVYGTEVALQHNLQPGTAVIMGVITGVGGGVLRDIICNEVPLIFQKEIYAIACIAGSLVFLGLREVALPGWLVTAAAMLVVLLIRLAAIHWKLRLPRFHLLDRD, encoded by the coding sequence ATGGAGCAACTCTTCTATCTGTCCGACCTGTTCGGCGTAGCGGTCTTCGCCATTACCGGTGCCCTGATGGCGGGGCGCAAGTCCATGGACCTTTTCGGTGTGCTGGTTATCGCCATCATCACTGCTCTGGGTGGCGGCACCTTGCGGGACGTTATCCTCGGCAACCACCCGGTGAGCTGGATTCGTGACGATACCTACATCCTGGTGGCGTCCCTGGCCGCGCTGGGTACGGTTATCTGGGTGCGCCTGACGCAACCGATCAACGAAGCCGGATTGCTGATTGCAGACGCCTTCGGCCTCGCGGTTTTCACCGTGTATGGCACCGAGGTCGCCCTGCAGCACAACCTGCAGCCAGGCACGGCGGTGATCATGGGGGTGATTACCGGTGTGGGCGGTGGCGTACTGCGGGACATCATCTGCAATGAGGTGCCGCTGATCTTCCAGAAGGAGATCTATGCAATCGCCTGCATCGCCGGCTCCCTCGTCTTCCTTGGTCTGCGCGAGGTGGCGCTGCCGGGGTGGCTGGTGACCGCGGCGGCCATGCTGGTGGTTCTGCTGATTCGTCTGGCGGCCATCCACTGGAAGCTTCGGTTGCCGCGTTTCCATCTGCTCGACCGAGACTGA
- the gorA gene encoding glutathione-disulfide reductase: protein MAYDFDLFVIGAGSGGVRAARFAAGFGARVAIAESRYLGGTCVNVGCVPKKLLVYGAHFAEDFEQAKGFGWNLDEADFDWQTLITNKNREIHRLNGIYRNLLVNSGVTLLEGHAKLVDPHTVEVAGQRCTAKNILVATGGWPQIPDIPGRELAISSNEAFFLERLPKRVLVVGGGYIAVEFASIFHGMGAQTSLLYRGELFLRGFDDSVRNHLRDELGRKGMNLQFNSDIARIERQPDGSLLATLKDGRHLETDCVFYATGRRPMLDNLGLENTCVELDSRGFIKVDDEFQTAEPSILALGDVIGRVQLTPVALAEGMAVARRLFRPEEYRPVDYEHIPTAVFSLPNIGTVGLTEQQARTKGHKVKVFESRFRPMKLTLTENQERTLMKLVVDAETDRVLGCHMVGPEAGEIVQGLAVALKAGATKRIFDETIGVHPTAAEEFVTMRSPVGA, encoded by the coding sequence ATGGCTTACGACTTCGACCTCTTCGTCATAGGTGCCGGTTCCGGCGGTGTGCGTGCCGCCCGTTTCGCCGCAGGCTTCGGGGCCCGCGTTGCCATAGCCGAGAGCCGTTATCTCGGCGGCACTTGCGTCAACGTCGGCTGCGTGCCGAAGAAGCTGCTGGTCTACGGTGCACATTTCGCCGAGGACTTCGAGCAGGCCAAGGGATTCGGCTGGAACCTCGATGAGGCCGACTTCGACTGGCAGACCCTGATCACCAACAAGAATCGCGAGATCCACCGCCTCAATGGCATCTATCGAAACCTGCTGGTCAACAGTGGTGTCACCTTGCTGGAAGGTCACGCCAAGCTGGTGGACCCTCACACCGTAGAGGTGGCTGGCCAGCGATGCACAGCAAAGAACATTCTGGTCGCAACCGGCGGCTGGCCGCAGATCCCGGACATTCCCGGCCGCGAACTGGCCATCAGCTCCAACGAAGCCTTCTTCCTCGAACGACTGCCCAAGCGCGTACTGGTGGTAGGCGGTGGCTATATCGCCGTCGAGTTCGCATCGATTTTCCACGGCATGGGTGCGCAGACATCCTTGCTCTATCGCGGCGAACTCTTCCTGCGTGGCTTCGACGATAGCGTGCGCAACCACCTGCGCGATGAGCTGGGCAGGAAGGGGATGAACCTGCAATTCAATTCTGACATCGCCCGCATCGAGCGGCAGCCTGACGGCAGCCTGCTTGCGACGCTGAAGGACGGCCGCCACCTGGAGACCGATTGTGTCTTCTATGCCACCGGCCGGCGCCCGATGCTCGACAACCTGGGCCTGGAGAACACCTGCGTCGAACTCGACTCGCGTGGCTTCATCAAGGTGGATGACGAGTTCCAGACCGCCGAGCCCTCCATTCTGGCCCTGGGTGATGTGATCGGCCGCGTGCAGCTCACTCCGGTCGCGCTGGCCGAAGGCATGGCCGTGGCCCGTCGCCTGTTCAGGCCCGAGGAATACCGCCCGGTGGACTACGAACACATTCCCACCGCCGTGTTCAGCCTGCCCAATATCGGCACTGTCGGCCTGACCGAGCAGCAGGCACGCACCAAGGGCCACAAGGTCAAGGTCTTCGAGAGCCGCTTCCGGCCCATGAAGCTGACCCTGACGGAGAACCAGGAGCGCACGCTGATGAAGTTGGTGGTGGATGCCGAGACCGATCGTGTTCTCGGTTGCCACATGGTCGGTCCGGAGGCGGGCGAGATCGTCCAAGGCCTGGCCGTTGCGCTGAAGGCAGGCGCTACCAAGCGCATCTTCGACGAAACCATCGGTGTGCACCCGACTGCCGCCGAAGAGTTCGTCACCATGCGTTCACCGGTCGGCGCCTGA
- a CDS encoding VOC family protein, producing MRPTLTHVALHVPELEACIRFYADFCGMRVIHERAGKGSKIVWMAEPGKEHQFIFVIMPGGQDRHLAADDYSHFGFAVDSRERVDAIAVQAEAAGCLIWPPRDEPYPVGYYCGLRDPAGNYVEFSYGQPLGPGSEALPIP from the coding sequence ATGCGCCCCACTCTCACCCATGTGGCCCTGCATGTACCGGAGCTGGAAGCCTGCATTCGCTTCTATGCGGACTTCTGCGGAATGCGCGTGATCCACGAGCGCGCAGGCAAGGGTTCGAAGATCGTCTGGATGGCCGAACCCGGCAAGGAACACCAGTTCATCTTCGTGATAATGCCCGGCGGCCAGGACCGCCATCTCGCCGCTGACGACTACAGCCACTTCGGTTTCGCGGTAGACAGCCGGGAACGGGTCGACGCCATCGCCGTCCAGGCCGAAGCCGCCGGCTGCTTGATCTGGCCCCCTCGCGACGAGCCCTATCCCGTTGGCTACTACTGCGGCCTGCGCGACCCGGCGGGCAACTATGTGGAGTTCAGCTACGGCCAGCCATTGGGACCGGGATCGGAGGCCTTGCCGATTCCCTAG
- the galU gene encoding UTP--glucose-1-phosphate uridylyltransferase GalU has protein sequence MIKKCLFPAAGYGTRFLPATKAMPKEMLPVVNKPLIQYGVEEALDAGLSEISIVTGRGKRALEDHFDISYELEHQIKGTDKEKYLVGIRRLIDECSFSYTRQVEMKGLGHAILSGRPLIGDEPFAVVLADDLCLNLEGDGVLTQMVKLYNQFRCSIVAIQEVPREETSKYGVIAGEMIRDDIFRVNSMVEKPKPEDAPSNLAIIGRYILTPDIFDLIEQTEPGKGGEIQITDALMKQAQDGCVLAYKFKGKRFDCGGAEGYIEATNYCFENLYKTGKAY, from the coding sequence ATGATCAAGAAATGCCTGTTCCCCGCCGCCGGTTACGGTACCCGATTCCTGCCGGCCACCAAGGCGATGCCCAAGGAAATGCTGCCAGTGGTGAACAAACCGCTGATCCAGTACGGCGTTGAAGAGGCCCTGGACGCTGGCCTGAGCGAAATCTCCATCGTGACTGGTCGTGGCAAGCGCGCCCTCGAAGACCATTTCGACATCAGCTATGAGCTGGAACACCAGATCAAGGGCACCGACAAGGAGAAGTACCTGGTCGGCATCCGTCGCCTGATCGATGAATGCAGCTTCTCCTACACCCGCCAGGTTGAAATGAAAGGCCTGGGTCACGCCATTCTCAGCGGTCGTCCGCTGATCGGTGACGAACCCTTCGCCGTGGTCCTGGCCGACGACCTCTGCCTTAACCTGGAAGGTGACGGCGTACTGACGCAGATGGTCAAGCTGTACAACCAGTTCCGCTGCTCCATCGTCGCCATCCAGGAAGTGCCGCGCGAGGAAACCTCCAAGTACGGCGTGATCGCCGGCGAGATGATCCGTGACGATATCTTCCGTGTGAACAGCATGGTGGAGAAGCCCAAGCCGGAAGACGCCCCGTCCAACCTGGCAATCATTGGCCGCTACATCCTGACCCCGGACATCTTCGATCTCATCGAGCAGACCGAGCCGGGCAAGGGTGGTGAAATCCAGATCACCGACGCCCTGATGAAACAGGCCCAGGACGGTTGCGTGCTGGCCTACAAGTTCAAGGGCAAGCGTTTCGACTGCGGTGGTGCGGAAGGCTACATCGAAGCTACCAACTACTGCTTCGAGAATCTGTACAAGACTGGCAAGGCCTACTGA
- a CDS encoding NAD-binding protein, with amino-acid sequence MRLCVMGAGYVGLVTATCFAEMGNQVSCVERDPFRLARLSCR; translated from the coding sequence ATGCGGCTATGCGTGATGGGTGCGGGTTATGTGGGCTTGGTGACGGCAACCTGTTTTGCCGAGATGGGCAACCAGGTCAGTTGCGTGGAGCGAGACCCGTTCCGCTTGGCGCGCCTTTCCTGCCGCTGA
- the pgsA gene encoding CDP-diacylglycerol--glycerol-3-phosphate 3-phosphatidyltransferase — protein sequence MNIPNLLTVLRVLLIPVFILLFYLPFSWSYLAASAVFAIAAVTDWFDGYLARRWQQSTPFGAFLDPVADKLMVAVALVLLVEEHHNLWLTLPAATIIGREIVVSALREWMAELGARAHVAVSNLGKWKTAAQMVALVILLANPPLLNFWVGVGYFLLILAAALTLWSMLHYLLAALPHLSTDPKEK from the coding sequence ATGAATATTCCTAACCTCCTCACCGTTCTGCGCGTACTGCTCATCCCCGTCTTCATCCTGCTTTTCTATCTGCCGTTCTCCTGGAGCTATCTGGCAGCCAGTGCAGTCTTCGCCATTGCCGCGGTCACCGACTGGTTCGACGGCTACCTGGCCCGTCGCTGGCAACAAAGCACGCCTTTTGGCGCCTTCCTCGATCCTGTGGCGGACAAGCTGATGGTGGCAGTGGCGCTGGTGTTGCTGGTGGAAGAACACCACAACCTCTGGTTGACCCTGCCTGCGGCTACCATTATCGGTCGCGAGATCGTGGTTTCGGCCTTACGTGAATGGATGGCGGAACTGGGCGCGCGCGCTCATGTGGCGGTATCCAATCTGGGCAAATGGAAGACCGCGGCGCAGATGGTGGCGCTGGTCATCCTGCTGGCCAATCCGCCGCTGCTCAACTTCTGGGTGGGCGTTGGGTATTTCCTGCTGATCCTTGCTGCGGCACTCACGCTTTGGTCCATGCTGCACTACCTGCTGGCCGCATTGCCGCACCTCAGCACCGACCCGAAGGAAAAATAA
- the uvrC gene encoding excinuclease ABC subunit UvrC, which yields MSDSFDASAFLAACSGRPGVYRMLDAGGELLYVGKAKNLKKRLASYFRKTGLAPKTAALVARIVQVETTITANETEALLLEQTLIKEWRPPYNILLRDDKSYPYVHLSDGDFPRLSIHRGAKKKKGRYFGPYPSAGAIRECLNLLQKAFLVRQCEDSYYKNRTRPCLQYQIKRCKAPCVALVDPAEYAEDVRHSIMFLEGRSNALSQELSTGMEEAAQRLDFERAAELRDQVAILRRVQDQQSMEGGTGDIDVVAAIATPGGACVHLISVRGGRVLGSKNFFPQVGIEEESADVLVAFIAQYYLGNQERDLPGELIVNTTHEDFPTLVAALAELRGRELDISHRVRGTRARWQQLAVTNAEQALSARLANRQHTAARFEALAEALGLDEAPQRLECYDISHSSGEATVASCVVFGPEGALKSDYRRYNIEGVTAGDDYAAMHQALSRRFGKLKDGEGKLPDILLVDGGKGQLAMAQEVLKELAVPELILLGVAKGVTRKPGFETLYLNDAAHEFTLPADSPALHLIQQIRDEAHRFAITGHRARRGKARRTSSLEDVAGVGPKRRRELLKHFGGLQELSRASIEEIAKAPGISKKLAESIYAALHSE from the coding sequence ATGTCCGATTCCTTCGACGCAAGTGCTTTCCTTGCCGCCTGTAGTGGTCGTCCGGGTGTTTACCGGATGCTCGATGCTGGCGGCGAGCTGCTTTATGTGGGCAAGGCGAAGAACCTGAAGAAGCGCCTTGCCAGCTATTTCCGCAAGACCGGGCTGGCGCCCAAGACCGCGGCCTTGGTGGCGCGGATCGTTCAGGTCGAGACGACCATTACCGCCAACGAGACAGAGGCGCTGTTGCTTGAACAGACGCTGATAAAGGAATGGCGGCCGCCCTACAACATCCTGCTGCGGGACGATAAGTCCTATCCGTATGTGCATCTGAGCGATGGCGATTTTCCGAGGCTGAGCATCCACCGCGGAGCGAAAAAGAAGAAGGGCCGCTACTTTGGCCCCTATCCCAGCGCCGGTGCCATCCGCGAATGCCTCAACCTCCTGCAGAAGGCTTTCCTGGTTCGCCAGTGCGAAGACAGCTACTACAAGAACCGCACTCGACCTTGCCTGCAGTACCAGATCAAACGCTGCAAGGCGCCTTGCGTGGCGCTGGTGGACCCGGCGGAGTATGCCGAGGACGTGCGGCACTCGATCATGTTCCTGGAAGGACGTAGCAATGCGCTATCCCAGGAGCTATCTACCGGAATGGAAGAGGCGGCGCAGCGGCTCGACTTCGAACGAGCGGCAGAGCTTCGCGACCAGGTAGCCATCCTGCGTCGGGTGCAAGATCAGCAGAGCATGGAAGGCGGTACGGGCGACATCGACGTGGTTGCCGCGATCGCCACGCCAGGTGGCGCTTGTGTCCACTTGATCAGCGTTCGAGGTGGTCGTGTGCTGGGCAGCAAGAATTTCTTCCCCCAGGTGGGCATCGAGGAGGAGTCTGCAGATGTCCTGGTGGCCTTCATCGCCCAGTACTACCTCGGCAATCAGGAGCGGGATCTACCAGGCGAGCTCATCGTCAATACGACCCATGAAGACTTCCCGACACTGGTCGCAGCGCTGGCTGAGTTGCGTGGCCGGGAACTGGATATCAGTCACCGGGTGCGTGGCACGCGTGCGCGCTGGCAGCAGCTTGCAGTTACCAATGCGGAGCAGGCACTGTCTGCGCGGCTGGCCAACCGGCAACACACGGCTGCACGCTTCGAGGCTCTCGCCGAGGCCCTTGGACTGGACGAAGCGCCACAGCGCCTGGAGTGCTACGACATCAGCCATTCCAGCGGCGAGGCCACTGTTGCATCGTGCGTCGTATTCGGTCCCGAAGGCGCACTGAAGTCGGACTACCGACGCTACAACATCGAGGGTGTCACCGCTGGCGACGACTACGCAGCTATGCATCAGGCCCTTTCGCGCCGCTTCGGCAAACTCAAGGACGGGGAGGGCAAGCTGCCCGATATCCTGCTGGTGGATGGCGGCAAGGGGCAGTTGGCCATGGCCCAGGAAGTGTTGAAGGAGCTGGCTGTGCCGGAGCTGATCCTGCTTGGCGTCGCCAAGGGTGTCACCCGCAAGCCCGGGTTTGAAACGCTCTACCTGAACGATGCCGCGCACGAGTTCACCCTGCCGGCGGACTCTCCCGCATTGCACCTGATCCAGCAGATTCGCGACGAGGCGCACCGTTTCGCCATCACCGGTCACCGCGCCCGGCGAGGCAAGGCGCGACGTACCTCGAGCCTGGAAGATGTGGCCGGGGTAGGGCCCAAGCGTCGCCGGGAGCTGCTCAAGCACTTCGGTGGGCTGCAGGAACTCAGTCGAGCAAGCATCGAGGAGATCGCCAAGGCGCCAGGTATCAGCAAAAAGCTTGCTGAGTCGATTTATGCCGCACTGCACAGCGAGTAG
- the uvrY gene encoding UvrY/SirA/GacA family response regulator transcription factor has translation MIRVLVVDDHDLVRMGITRMLADIDGLQVVGQADSGEEALKKARELKPDVVLMDVKMPGIGGLEATRKLLRSHTDIKVVAVTACEEDPFPTRLLQAGAAGYLTKGAALEEMIQAIRQVFAGHRFISPQIAQQLALKSFQPQASGSPFDLLSEREIQIALMIANCQKVQSISDKLCLSPKTVNTYRYRIFDKLSISSDVELALLAVRHGMVDAVS, from the coding sequence TTGATTAGGGTGCTGGTGGTCGATGACCACGATCTAGTGAGAATGGGGATTACCCGCATGCTGGCCGATATTGACGGCCTGCAAGTGGTAGGACAGGCCGATAGTGGCGAGGAAGCACTCAAGAAAGCACGGGAGCTCAAGCCCGATGTCGTCCTGATGGACGTCAAGATGCCAGGCATCGGCGGTCTCGAAGCGACTCGCAAGCTTCTGCGCAGTCATACGGATATAAAGGTGGTCGCGGTGACCGCCTGTGAGGAAGACCCCTTTCCGACCCGTTTGCTGCAGGCGGGGGCGGCCGGTTACCTGACGAAGGGCGCAGCCTTGGAAGAAATGATCCAGGCGATTCGCCAGGTCTTCGCAGGGCATCGGTTCATCAGCCCGCAGATCGCGCAGCAATTGGCGCTCAAGTCCTTCCAGCCCCAGGCCAGTGGTTCGCCTTTCGATCTGCTATCAGAGCGCGAGATTCAGATCGCTCTCATGATCGCCAACTGCCAGAAGGTGCAGAGTATTTCGGACAAGCTCTGCCTGTCGCCGAAGACGGTGAATACCTACCGTTATCGGATCTTCGACAAGCTTTCAATTTCCAGCGATGTGGAGTTGGCGTTGCTGGCTGTTCGCCACGGCATGGTAGACGCCGTCAGCTAA
- a CDS encoding SCO family protein, which translates to MNTRRKMLAGMGGAAALLAGWAATRGGGELVETAYAKGAGAVAFPNVTLYTHEGRKVRFYDDLIRGKVVTFNMMYTQCTGKCPTMTANLRQFQQLLGDRAGRSVFMHSITLQPLLDTPDVLKAYVEKYHIGQGWEFLTGDPEDIEAIRFSLGFYDVDPEVDRDLTSHTGLVRMGNDSYERWTMAPALTGPQHIFATLNHVDRAWGATY; encoded by the coding sequence ATGAACACGCGAAGAAAGATGCTGGCTGGAATGGGTGGTGCGGCTGCCTTGCTGGCCGGATGGGCTGCCACTCGCGGAGGCGGTGAATTGGTCGAAACCGCTTACGCAAAGGGAGCCGGGGCCGTTGCATTTCCCAATGTCACGCTTTACACGCATGAGGGCCGCAAGGTGAGGTTCTACGACGACCTCATCCGTGGGAAGGTCGTTACTTTCAACATGATGTACACACAGTGCACGGGCAAATGCCCGACCATGACGGCGAACCTGCGCCAGTTCCAGCAACTGCTGGGCGACCGCGCAGGGCGGAGTGTGTTCATGCACTCCATTACCCTGCAGCCGTTGCTGGATACGCCCGATGTGCTCAAGGCTTATGTCGAGAAGTACCACATCGGTCAGGGTTGGGAGTTCCTTACCGGGGATCCAGAAGACATCGAGGCCATCCGTTTCAGTCTGGGTTTCTATGACGTGGATCCGGAGGTCGATCGCGATCTGACCAGCCATACTGGCCTTGTCCGTATGGGGAATGACAGTTACGAGCGCTGGACAATGGCGCCTGCCCTGACCGGGCCGCAGCACATCTTTGCCACGCTGAACCACGTTGATCGCGCATGGGGTGCGACCTACTGA